The genome window GTCACTGTGAGAACTTTAGAGGTTTCTATTGGTATTGGTGGATGGGTACGGAATTCAGCTTTCCGTCAAATGTCAACACGTTATTTCTAGTGTTAGATTTAGTTGTAATTAATGAGAACTCCACACTAGAAACTGAATGAACATTTGAACCTACAAGGCTACAACACCCATGTGTCATGTGCTTCATTATGCTGGTTGCTGGAAACTGTTTCTCGAACCTATAATTGTGCAGCCCTTAAAAGCACCCACTGTAACACTTATGTTTCCGTCTGTACTGGTAGGATGCAGTATTTGCCATTGCTGTTTATATGGGAAGGCTAAATTAAACAAGAGCCAGCTCTAACTGCAGGGGGGCGACAGGAAGGATGTCTTCTTTTACCAGGCTGATGATCAGCACTTCATACCCAGGTCTCTGCTTATTGACCTGGAGCCGAGAGTGATCAATGGGATTCAGAACAGCGAGTACAGGAACCTGTACAACCATGAGAACATATTTGTTGCTGAGCACGGTGGTGGTGCCGGGAACAACTGGGCCAGTGGGTATCATCAGGTAGAGTTGCGCTGTgtatatctgtttgcaccttaggTTCCACTGGTCGAAACCAATCGTAGGCTTTGTAGACTTGCTTGTTTTGTCACTAGGCCAATTGCTCCTTTTCTCGTTTTGGAAAATGCTCAAATGCCTTTTTATATTTTCATAGGGTGAACAATTTGTTGATGATATCATGGACATGGTTGACAGAGAAGCTGATGGAAGTGATAGCCTTGAGGGTTTTGTCCTGTGCCACTCTATTGCTGGTGGAACTGGTTCAGGTTGGTTATCTGGCTCTCATATTTTCATTTTCTTTATTTGCATTTTTTTCTATTCTCCCATTTCTCTGTTGATTCTACATATTGTACTCGGAGTATTTTGTGGTGCTTACTTGTTATTATGAAACATTTAAACGGTTATTCTCCTGCCATTTGTCTAATTTGTCCTGTTGCCCATGTTCATTTAGGTATGGGTTCTTATCTATTGGAGACACTGAATGATCGATACAGTAAAAAGCTTGTGCAGACATATAGTGTTTTCCCAAATCAGGTGGAAACAAGTGATGTTGTCGTCCAACCTTACAACTCACTTTTGACTCTGAAGCGGCTGACACTGAATGCTGACTGTGTGGTTGTTCTTGACAATACGGCTCTTAATAGGATTGCCGTCGAGCGCCTTCATCTATCAAATCCTACGTTTGCACAAACAAACTCTTTGGTCTCCACGGTTATGTCTGCAAGCACAACTACTTTAAGGTATCCTGGATATATGAACAATGATCTGGTTGGCCTTCTTGCCTCCTTGATTCCCACTCCAAGGTGTCATTTTTTGATGACAGGTTATACTCCGTTGACTGTCGAGCGCCAGGTAATTCGATATATTCTTCTTCAGCTGTTACATTGGTTCATGTCATGTTTTGTCACATTTTGCAGCCTTTGTGCAATCTTTAGTTACTTGTGCTTGTCCATTGTGGCACTTCAACAAAATAATTAGAGAAACTAGTTAAATTGATGTTTGTTTTGGGCGGCAATCACTGAACCATTCAGTTCACAATATATTGGATCTACTATGTGGCAGGTTAACATGATACGCAAAACGACGGTATTGGATGTTATGAGAAGACTTCTGCAGGTATTACCTGTTGCTGTAGGAAGGGTGGTTAACTCTTTAAGTCTTCATGAAGTTTGAATCCTTTAGTTATGAAATATTGCAGACAAAGAATATAATGGTGTCATCATATGCTCGAACAAAAGAAGCTAGCCAGGCTAAATACATCTCCATATTGAACATCATTCAAGGGGAGGTGGACCCTACACAGGTACAGTTTTGTTAAGTGATTTTTTTTCTGAAGTGTGGATATATCTTGGTCAAATCGAATGATGACATCATGGACTAAAATGTGCCAAGTGCTGATGTGTAATGACTTAGGAGTTACATGGAATGGCCATGTGACATTTTGAATCAAGAAGTCACAATAAAACATGGCAGTGTCTGACCGTGCATTCTCTGTCCATTTTTCTACAGGAAGTTGCTGGAAACATATGTAATTTTAAGATGTGTTGTTTCATTGATACTTCAAACAAAGCACATTTGTATCCACCTTTCTCCTTATACGCTCCTATATAACATGTATTGGCCGACAATGTCATGAACTTTAACTACAAATTTGTAAATGGGTTCTTGTACATACAGGTTATTTGTTAGTTAATAACTTTTAGTTGAAGTAAAATATggtttgatattgttttattttGTGTACCATGAAATTATTTGTTCGCTGTCTTATTTTATTTGATCCTGTCATGGATTCAGGTTCACGAGAGCCTGCAAAGAATACGCGAAAGGAAGCTTGTTAACTTTATAGACTGGGCACCTGCAAGCATTCAGGTTATCCCTTTTTTTTGCAACCATTCAGGTTATCGGACAACTATTTTTTTTGTTCCATTGGCTGGCATTAAAATTTGTAAACATTTCAATTGCAACAGGTTGCTTTGTCAAGAAAATCCCCTTATGTTCAAACAACCCACAGGGTAAAACGATCTCTTCCTACCTTCCCTCCCTCCCTAACCTTTGTTGGATTTCAGTCTTTTATTTATTTTGAAAAAATGGATAATGCTGTACTAAATGACAATGTGCTACAGGTTAGTGGTCTGATGTTAGCAAATCATACAAGCATCCGTCATTTATTCAGCAAATGCCTGGGACAATATGAAAAGCTAAGGAAAAAGCAGGCTTTTCTTGACAACTACAGGAAGTTCCCAATGTTTGCGGTAAGAACATATTTCAGTGTTTTGAATTTCCTAGCTCATTGACTTGAATTGTTTAGTGCATATGCATATTTTGAGCTGTTTACATAGCTGTTGTTTGGTCAAGTAATCTATTCCCTGTTAAGTTGGTGTGGTCAAGTTCAGTAACCTTTCTTATGTCAACAACTGATTCTGATCTTGCAGTTGCAAAGAAATTTAGATACCATGTCACTATGATTGCTCACATGTTTTCTTAAATAAAATGACATACATATGTATTTTTTTCTTGAGAACAGCACTGTCAACAATGTACAACCTTGTGGATGATTTCAATCTTTTGTGCAACATACTGATCTCTGATCTCTTTATGCAGGACAATGATCTATCTGAATTTGATGAATCTCGAGAGATAATAGAGAGCCTAGTTGATGAATACAAGGCCTGCGAGTCGCCTGACTACATCAAATGGGGAATGGAGGTAAGTTTAATGTAATCAAAACTTGTCCTTTGtattatataaaatataaaacgctGAGCAATCTGTTCCAAATCAGGACCCTGGAGAGGCAAATGTTGTGGCGGCACTTGACTCTAAGTTGGTAGTGTAAATATAAAGGTACCATCTCACAGTATTAGGCACTTTTTATGCAGAAACAATTTGACGCACAATCATATTGAATTGATTATCCACTTGAAACCTTGAACACTTGCTTTCTTTTGATAACCATGTGGACTACACCAATTATTATAAACGATTCACAATCTCTGCTAGATGTTGAAAATGATACTAAATCCCTCATTTTTCGTATCTATTGCTGGCAAATAACATCTTCACACTTTAAGGCTCTACTTTAATGTTATATCAGTACTGATAAATTCTTGGACAACTGTCACTTTTAGAAGCAAATAATTATGGTGCTGTAATTCCTCACGTACTATGTTTAGTCTGATAATTTTGGAAATTGCAGTGTTGTGCAGCAATCCACGCAACTGAGGAAGTGCTGTCTACAATCTACATTCAAGTCATGTTGGTCATCCAGACCAAATATGCTACTGTCACATCTAGTAGTCATCAGTTTGACGCCGCCTGCTTCTATAGATCCAATCGGAGTGCAGCCAAAGTGGGTTTTGACGTTATTTCGACCTCAAATTTGCCTTTAGTCTGTGCTATGTATATTTCGAAACCCACTTCCTCTGGCCTGTTTTCATttctttagggctagtttggtaacaccatttttccaagggatttttattttctcaagtgaaattagttcattttcccaaaCGAAAATTGAAATCTCTTGGGAAAATGTTGTTCGCAAACTATCCCTTACTATATTTATTGAGAATCTCCCTTCGTGCGTTGCCTCCTGCGATCGCTGCTTGCTCTCTGCGTCCGCTGGCAAAAAATTGGTGTGGGGGTGGTACTCGAACTCGCGCCCGCCCGTCAATGGGCTGTAAAAAAAGTTCAGGCTCGgcgagctggctcgagctcgtTGTGGCTCGGGTAGGCTTGAGCCGGCTCGTGAGCTGTGGACGAGTCGAGCCGAGTCAGTTTTGCAAGCTCGAAAAATTCTCGAGCCGAGCTAGCTCGCACAAGCTCGTGAGCTGGCTCACGAGCCAAGCCCAGCGCGTGCGTATGTATCAGTGGCCCAATACAAATAAGCCCATAAGGCTGCAACCGCCCAAAGCCCAGCATGTGGGACAGGCTCGCGAGCCGGATCCGAGTCGAGCCTATTTTTAATAGCTCGGTGTACTGGCGAGCCGCTCGAGCCGTTTTACCTCAGAGCCACATCGAGTCGTGTCTGACTCGTTTCCAGCCCGTCATAGACAAACACTGAGTTTGT of Zea mays cultivar B73 chromosome 8, Zm-B73-REFERENCE-NAM-5.0, whole genome shotgun sequence contains these proteins:
- the LOC542436 gene encoding tubulin gamma-1 chain isoform X1; this translates as MPREIITIQVGQCGNQIGMEFWKQLCLEHGIGKDGLLEDFATQGGDRKDVFFYQADDQHFIPRSLLIDLEPRVINGIQNSEYRNLYNHENIFVAEHGGGAGNNWASGYHQGEQFVDDIMDMVDREADGSDSLEGFVLCHSIAGGTGSGMGSYLLETLNDRYSKKLVQTYSVFPNQVETSDVVVQPYNSLLTLKRLTLNADCVVVLDNTALNRIAVERLHLSNPTFAQTNSLVSTVMSASTTTLRYPGYMNNDLVGLLASLIPTPRCHFLMTGYTPLTVERQVNMIRKTTVLDVMRRLLQTKNIMVSSYARTKEASQAKYISILNIIQGEVDPTQVHESLQRIRERKLVNFIDWAPASIQVALSRKSPYVQTTHRVSGLMLANHTSIRHLFSKCLGQYEKLRKKQAFLDNYRKFPMFADNDLSEFDESREIIESLVDEYKACESPDYIKWGMEDPGEANVVAALDSKLVV